From the genome of Gracilibacillus salitolerans, one region includes:
- a CDS encoding head-tail connector protein yields the protein MALPSVEEVARYLRIEDIIENEEEEKNFLDDLIEVAVEELDDSGIKDQSTKSYGMAIKLLVANYYEERRPQVIGTVTANLKFSLERIILRLKARELPAGDEE from the coding sequence ATGGCATTGCCAAGTGTTGAAGAAGTAGCGAGATACTTAAGAATAGAAGACATTATCGAAAATGAAGAGGAAGAAAAGAACTTCCTTGACGATTTAATAGAGGTGGCAGTTGAAGAACTAGACGATTCAGGAATCAAAGATCAATCAACTAAAAGTTATGGGATGGCTATCAAATTATTGGTTGCCAATTATTATGAAGAGCGTCGTCCGCAGGTCATTGGTACAGTGACTGCTAACTTAAAATTCAGTCTGGAACGTATCATTTTACGGCTTAAAGCTCGTGAATTGCCGGCAGGTGATGAAGAATGA
- a CDS encoding HK97-gp10 family putative phage morphogenesis protein — protein sequence MDLRFEGLDELLRETELIELAPSRVKNRALRKAGDLLRDRMKEEVYNHGLEPYSGEAQESIVRTEPKKGEVMVGTEGGVQQPGYYLYMHEFGYYNVMAKRFIPPKPFASISYELSKGQILDIYVEELRKELKL from the coding sequence ATGGACTTAAGATTTGAAGGTCTAGATGAGTTATTGCGAGAAACTGAATTAATTGAATTGGCTCCTAGTCGTGTTAAGAACCGTGCTTTGAGAAAAGCTGGTGATTTGTTACGTGATCGTATGAAAGAAGAAGTATATAACCACGGACTTGAGCCATATTCAGGAGAAGCACAGGAGTCTATTGTGCGCACTGAACCCAAAAAGGGAGAGGTGATGGTAGGTACTGAAGGTGGAGTACAACAGCCTGGATACTATCTATACATGCACGAGTTTGGTTATTATAATGTGATGGCTAAGAGGTTTATACCACCTAAACCTTTTGCTAGTATTTCTTATGAATTGAGCAAAGGTCAAATATTAGATATTTATGTTGAGGAACTAAGGAAGGAGCTGAAATTGTGA
- a CDS encoding ArpU family phage packaging/lysis transcriptional regulator has protein sequence MNVPFKLPEIDREKTRKKVESILENYRMYLLMDPEDFQPKITSTFTITPPTPNNTFHSSTEDTAIKRIDLDKKRKNFILWVQRSVNRLSQQERSIIVCRYLTNEDIYDYEVYNELGFSERKYYRVKSRAFYKLAFIMRVEVYKCEVKQA, from the coding sequence ATGAACGTACCATTTAAATTACCTGAGATAGATAGAGAGAAAACTAGAAAAAAAGTAGAATCTATTTTAGAGAATTATCGAATGTATCTCTTAATGGATCCGGAAGACTTTCAACCAAAAATAACATCAACATTTACGATTACACCACCAACACCAAATAATACGTTTCATTCTTCAACAGAAGATACAGCTATTAAACGCATAGACTTGGATAAAAAACGAAAAAATTTTATTCTTTGGGTACAACGTTCGGTAAATAGGCTTTCTCAACAGGAAAGATCAATTATTGTATGTCGATATCTAACGAATGAAGATATATATGATTACGAGGTATATAATGAATTGGGTTTTAGCGAGAGAAAATATTATAGAGTAAAGTCAAGAGCATTTTATAAACTAGCATTTATTATGCGTGTAGAAGTCTATAAATGTGAGGTGAAACAAGCATGA
- a CDS encoding phage terminase small subunit P27 family: MAVPTAKLLREYLGDNYKESDEELIQIYIETHRFYRKLKKEINKTDLMYEYTNKAGATNLVKNPLAIELTKTVQTLNNLLKSLGLTPAQRKKIENGGDDDDFDNF, translated from the coding sequence ATGGCGGTTCCAACTGCGAAATTACTGAGAGAATACCTAGGTGATAATTATAAAGAATCGGATGAAGAATTGATTCAAATCTATATAGAAACACATCGGTTTTATCGAAAATTAAAAAAAGAAATCAATAAAACAGATCTTATGTATGAATATACCAATAAAGCTGGAGCGACTAATCTTGTGAAAAATCCTCTCGCTATCGAACTAACAAAAACCGTACAAACCTTAAATAACTTGTTGAAGTCACTTGGTCTAACTCCAGCACAACGAAAGAAGATAGAGAATGGTGGAGATGATGACGACTTCGACAACTTCTAA
- a CDS encoding terminase large subunit translates to MMTTSTTSNIQKAKQSFSFITWKKDQVKKGNILEKPSDKLLTTWYAEQVVKGKIVASKNNISSARRHLNDLKRQGTEEFPWIFVEEKGYHPVRFIEKFCKPSKGDYDKLVAQPWQHFVIGSLYGWIHKDTSIRRFREGLIFIGRKNGKSTLISGLSLYSFSKDGENGADVFLLANTKQQASIIFDEAKAMVKKSPKLRRQFRPTRDYIAYDKTISKIEPRASDSEKLDGLNTHLGVFDEIHEFKDYKLINVIKKSRGSRKQPLILYITTAGYQLDGPLVKYYDDGAQVLDGAIQDERTFYYFAELDNEKEFEKPETWIKANPNMGVSLDLDVLMDDWDKDKRNPEERSDFITKQFNIFANGSKVPFIDFKTLEKNNKHKDIESLLGEIGIGGYDLSDSEDFTSACIEFPLITGEVFVLSHSWIPLKKVKEGNEKIPYREWAEKGYLTIVDEEYINKDIVEEWLEDQAEKYNVELITYDPAKAFRLNKSLEDKGYVTEKIRQGFVTLGPALDDLKEMFLDGKVIFNENPLLRWYINNVELVKDRNNNRLPTKAGRYRKIDGFAALLNAHTKVMEKLVVPTGDGDIGVVSMADLMK, encoded by the coding sequence ATGATGACGACTTCGACAACTTCTAACATTCAGAAGGCGAAGCAAAGTTTTAGTTTTATCACATGGAAAAAAGACCAGGTGAAAAAGGGTAATATTCTCGAAAAGCCATCCGACAAGTTATTAACGACATGGTACGCCGAGCAAGTTGTAAAAGGAAAAATTGTAGCTAGTAAAAATAATATCTCTTCTGCGCGAAGGCACTTAAATGATTTAAAAAGGCAAGGTACTGAAGAATTTCCTTGGATTTTTGTAGAAGAAAAAGGGTACCATCCCGTTAGATTTATTGAAAAATTTTGCAAGCCGTCAAAAGGCGATTATGATAAATTAGTTGCTCAACCGTGGCAGCATTTTGTTATTGGTTCTCTGTATGGTTGGATTCATAAAGATACAAGTATAAGGCGCTTCCGTGAGGGCCTTATTTTTATTGGTCGTAAAAACGGTAAATCCACTTTAATCAGTGGTTTGTCGCTCTATTCTTTTTCAAAAGATGGGGAAAATGGCGCTGATGTTTTCTTGTTGGCCAATACGAAACAACAAGCAAGTATTATCTTCGATGAAGCGAAAGCGATGGTTAAAAAATCGCCGAAACTGAGAAGACAATTTAGACCAACCCGGGATTATATAGCTTACGATAAAACCATTTCTAAGATCGAACCTAGAGCTTCTGATAGTGAAAAGCTAGATGGTTTAAATACGCACTTAGGTGTTTTTGATGAAATCCACGAGTTTAAAGATTATAAATTGATCAATGTTATTAAAAAGTCTCGGGGATCTCGTAAGCAACCTTTAATTTTATACATCACTACAGCTGGCTATCAACTGGATGGGCCATTAGTGAAGTATTATGATGATGGCGCCCAGGTGTTAGACGGAGCTATCCAAGATGAACGTACTTTTTATTATTTCGCTGAATTGGACAATGAAAAAGAATTCGAAAAGCCAGAAACATGGATTAAAGCTAATCCAAACATGGGCGTGTCTCTTGATTTAGATGTACTCATGGATGATTGGGATAAGGATAAGCGGAATCCTGAAGAACGTTCCGATTTTATCACCAAGCAATTTAATATATTTGCGAATGGTAGCAAGGTTCCTTTTATTGACTTTAAAACATTAGAAAAGAACAACAAACACAAAGATATCGAATCGCTTTTAGGCGAAATAGGAATTGGGGGATACGATTTATCTGATTCCGAGGACTTTACCAGTGCTTGTATCGAGTTTCCTTTAATAACTGGTGAGGTATTTGTTTTATCCCATTCATGGATCCCCTTGAAAAAGGTGAAGGAAGGTAATGAAAAAATACCTTACCGAGAATGGGCAGAGAAAGGCTATTTGACAATTGTTGATGAAGAATATATCAACAAAGATATTGTAGAAGAATGGCTAGAAGATCAAGCTGAAAAATATAACGTTGAACTTATAACGTATGATCCAGCAAAAGCGTTTAGGTTAAATAAATCGCTAGAGGATAAAGGTTATGTAACCGAAAAAATAAGACAAGGGTTTGTAACCCTTGGCCCAGCACTTGATGATCTAAAGGAAATGTTCTTGGATGGCAAGGTAATCTTTAATGAAAACCCATTATTGCGTTGGTATATCAACAATGTAGAGTTGGTAAAGGACAGAAATAACAACAGATTACCAACTAAAGCTGGCCGTTATCGTAAAATTGATGGATTTGCAGCTTTACTTAATGCTCATACGAAGGTTATGGAAAAACTAGTTGTTCCTACTGGTGACGGAGATATTGGTGTGGTTAGTATGGCTGATCTTATGAAGTGA
- a CDS encoding HNH endonuclease produces MKVNPFRWKSTTILTKKMRDAFYKSGVWQKKRDTILQRDEYLCQVCMEDGEPIPADTVHHVVHLRDDPSLALVDTNLISVCFDCHNDLHPEKGFGQKKKEKNISSKIKTFEVNENPEQTW; encoded by the coding sequence ATGAAAGTTAATCCATTCCGTTGGAAAAGTACCACCATCTTAACGAAAAAAATGAGGGACGCTTTTTATAAGAGTGGGGTATGGCAAAAGAAAAGAGACACTATACTGCAAAGGGATGAGTATCTGTGCCAGGTATGCATGGAGGATGGAGAGCCGATACCAGCTGATACGGTTCATCACGTTGTCCACCTAAGAGATGATCCAAGCTTAGCCTTGGTAGATACTAACCTGATAAGTGTTTGCTTCGATTGTCATAACGATTTACATCCGGAAAAAGGTTTTGGACAAAAGAAGAAAGAGAAAAATATTTCAAGTAAAATAAAAACGTTTGAAGTAAATGAAAATCCAGAACAAACCTGGTGA
- a CDS encoding phage portal protein encodes MKFFQRLKYSLYNAYAAWKGDGFDFSSWMGKTFWGIDNSTLATNETIFSAVTRLSNSMATLPLKLYQNYEMKQNSASDVLINDPNPNMTGFEFIRNLETQRDEKGNGYALIERDIRLQPSRLTLIHPDYVEPVIERNSKELWYQVLGEDGNRYYVHNMEMLHIKHIVSSNSLKGISPINVLQNANDFDKAVREFSLKEMQSAPNSFILKYGGNLDTEKRQRVIDDFKRFYKDNGGILFQEQGVEITPIERKYLAADTLVTERITRSRVANVYNMPVTMLNDTEGQSYSSNEQLMRMYVDLTLMPIVRQYEQEFNRKLLTPAERKAGFYFKFNTKALLRADTSTQADYYTKAIRSGWLKPDEVRQLEDQPPEGGNAAKLWVSGDLYPIDMDPSKRKSTNNSTNNED; translated from the coding sequence TTGAAATTCTTCCAACGATTAAAATACTCTTTATACAACGCATATGCAGCGTGGAAGGGGGATGGATTTGACTTTTCTTCTTGGATGGGAAAGACATTTTGGGGTATTGATAATTCCACCTTAGCAACAAACGAAACGATTTTTAGCGCAGTAACCAGGCTTTCTAATAGTATGGCTACATTGCCATTAAAGCTGTATCAAAACTATGAAATGAAGCAAAATAGCGCATCAGATGTACTTATTAATGATCCAAATCCAAATATGACTGGGTTTGAATTCATTCGAAATCTTGAAACGCAAAGAGATGAAAAAGGGAATGGATATGCTCTTATTGAACGTGATATAAGATTGCAACCATCAAGGCTTACCTTAATACATCCAGATTATGTGGAGCCAGTTATCGAAAGAAATAGTAAAGAATTATGGTACCAGGTTTTAGGTGAAGACGGAAATCGATATTATGTGCATAACATGGAAATGTTACACATTAAGCATATTGTTAGTTCTAATAGTTTAAAAGGAATCAGTCCGATCAATGTATTACAAAACGCGAATGATTTTGACAAAGCGGTTCGGGAATTCAGTTTAAAGGAGATGCAATCGGCTCCTAATTCATTTATTTTAAAGTACGGCGGCAACCTGGATACCGAAAAGAGACAGCGAGTAATTGATGATTTTAAGCGATTTTACAAGGACAACGGCGGCATTTTATTTCAAGAACAGGGGGTTGAGATAACCCCCATAGAAAGAAAGTATCTTGCAGCTGATACGTTAGTAACAGAGCGTATCACTCGTTCCCGTGTAGCCAATGTTTATAATATGCCTGTAACTATGCTTAATGACACTGAAGGGCAAAGCTATTCAAGTAATGAACAGTTAATGCGAATGTATGTGGACCTCACTCTAATGCCGATTGTAAGGCAATATGAACAAGAATTTAATAGAAAGCTACTTACACCAGCTGAAAGAAAAGCTGGTTTTTATTTTAAATTTAATACAAAGGCATTATTGAGAGCTGATACATCCACACAAGCGGATTATTATACGAAAGCAATTAGGAGTGGGTGGTTGAAACCAGATGAAGTAAGACAATTAGAAGATCAACCACCTGAAGGCGGCAACGCTGCTAAATTGTGGGTGTCTGGTGACCTTTATCCAATTGATATGGATCCAAGTAAAAGGAAGTCAACTAACAATAGCACTAATAACGAAGATTAA
- a CDS encoding phage major capsid protein — MAKSKALLRSVQQRQKGQWLRLNNLQYFGGKKTLFEYKQNMTTIGQQLQKVEDELADAAIDTSKSTEDIQALQKSRDDLKQRFDVIKEQHDQIEAEQRAKFEQQENLQTIKDPKQKVIEAKAEMVRSTMTGKPISNDVRQALGDNTDPSTGGEKLLPKTVSNQLIHEPFVKNPLRDISVFTQETNLEIPKIAFQLDDDSFIGDTETAKEMKATGDSVTFGRHKFKVFVPISETVLNGSATNLVATVDQALESGLSAKEKKVAFATTPATGEEHMSFYSTQNAIKEVNGESKYKAIKAAIADLHEDFRDNAKVVMRYVDYMDIIEVLANGNASLYGAQPEQVLGVPTEFVDAATDPIVGDFAYSHFNYDLQMLRDRDKDVKTGVELFVLTAWLDHQIKLKSAFRIAKVSTEPEA; from the coding sequence ATGGCAAAAAGTAAAGCATTATTGAGATCTGTGCAACAACGTCAAAAAGGGCAATGGTTGCGCCTGAATAACCTACAGTATTTCGGTGGAAAGAAAACACTTTTTGAATACAAGCAAAATATGACCACAATTGGTCAACAACTTCAAAAAGTGGAAGATGAGCTAGCGGATGCAGCTATCGATACTTCTAAATCAACGGAAGATATTCAAGCACTTCAAAAGTCACGGGATGATTTAAAACAGCGTTTCGATGTAATTAAAGAGCAGCACGATCAAATTGAAGCTGAACAAAGAGCAAAATTTGAACAACAAGAGAATCTTCAAACCATTAAGGATCCAAAACAAAAAGTGATTGAAGCAAAAGCAGAAATGGTTCGTTCCACTATGACAGGGAAACCAATCTCTAATGATGTTCGACAAGCGTTAGGTGATAACACTGATCCTTCAACTGGTGGAGAGAAATTACTACCTAAGACTGTTTCCAATCAATTGATTCATGAACCATTTGTTAAGAATCCATTGCGTGATATCTCCGTGTTTACGCAAGAAACCAACTTAGAAATTCCGAAAATTGCATTCCAATTGGATGACGACTCATTTATTGGAGACACAGAAACTGCTAAGGAAATGAAAGCGACTGGTGACAGTGTTACGTTTGGTCGTCATAAGTTTAAAGTGTTTGTGCCGATTTCAGAAACTGTATTAAACGGCAGTGCAACAAATTTAGTTGCAACTGTTGATCAGGCATTAGAGTCCGGTTTATCAGCCAAAGAGAAAAAGGTTGCGTTTGCTACAACACCAGCAACTGGTGAAGAGCACATGTCCTTCTATTCTACTCAAAATGCAATCAAAGAAGTGAACGGGGAGTCAAAATATAAAGCAATTAAAGCAGCTATTGCAGATTTACACGAAGATTTCCGTGATAATGCTAAAGTGGTAATGCGTTATGTAGATTACATGGACATTATCGAGGTGTTAGCCAACGGTAATGCATCTCTATATGGTGCACAACCAGAACAAGTCTTAGGTGTACCTACTGAATTCGTGGATGCTGCTACAGATCCTATCGTTGGTGACTTCGCTTATTCTCACTTTAACTACGATCTTCAGATGTTACGTGATCGTGACAAAGATGTGAAAACAGGTGTTGAATTGTTTGTGTTAACAGCTTGGTTAGATCACCAAATCAAGCTAAAATCTGCATTCCGTATTGCGAAAGTGTCTACAGAACCAGAAGCTTAA
- a CDS encoding phage head closure protein: MNAGKLRERLKFQIPAGETNENGFPITEPTHYKTVWGGLKTLRGNRFYAAAQNNMENNREFTIRYQKSLDENERPNNLTVVWNKKEHEIVSIENDDGLNVSMTVVVRSLA; encoded by the coding sequence ATGAACGCAGGAAAATTAAGAGAAAGACTCAAATTTCAAATACCTGCAGGTGAAACAAATGAAAATGGATTTCCTATCACTGAGCCAACTCACTATAAAACGGTATGGGGCGGATTAAAAACCTTACGAGGAAATCGATTCTATGCTGCAGCACAAAACAACATGGAAAATAATCGTGAATTTACTATTCGTTATCAAAAGTCTCTAGATGAAAACGAGAGACCGAATAACCTAACCGTTGTGTGGAATAAAAAAGAGCATGAAATTGTATCGATTGAAAATGATGATGGTTTAAATGTTTCCATGACCGTTGTTGTGAGGTCGTTAGCATAA
- a CDS encoding head maturation protease, ClpP-related, translating to MRNRQLKLNLQHFAKKQKFWSMKMSANQEDSADIFIYGDIERYQWLEEDTTASSFKQDLDALGDVSNINVHINSPGGAVFEGIAIHNMLKSHSATVNVFVDALAASIASVIAMAGDQIHMYKNSMMMIHNAWTIALGNSNELRKKADDLDRINQSAVQSYLQKAGEKLNEDKLKQLLDDETWLSAEEAQEIGLNDVVLEENQAVASVSEDLFKQYKNVPKVLQKKVDKQETGISEEEMARRNKIAEQSKQNSALIQDILGGI from the coding sequence GTGAGGAATCGACAATTAAAATTGAACCTACAACATTTTGCTAAAAAGCAAAAGTTTTGGAGTATGAAGATGTCTGCTAACCAAGAAGATTCAGCGGATATTTTTATTTATGGCGACATTGAACGCTATCAATGGTTGGAAGAAGATACAACCGCATCTAGTTTTAAGCAAGACTTAGACGCACTAGGCGATGTTTCGAACATCAATGTACACATTAATTCACCTGGTGGTGCTGTGTTCGAAGGAATCGCCATTCACAATATGCTAAAAAGCCATTCTGCAACAGTGAATGTTTTTGTAGATGCGCTGGCTGCATCGATCGCTAGTGTAATCGCAATGGCTGGTGATCAGATTCATATGTATAAAAATTCTATGATGATGATCCATAATGCATGGACGATTGCGCTAGGGAATTCCAATGAATTGCGTAAAAAAGCGGATGATCTAGACCGAATTAATCAATCAGCTGTTCAAAGTTATCTTCAAAAGGCAGGCGAAAAGCTAAATGAAGATAAATTAAAGCAATTGTTGGATGATGAAACTTGGTTATCTGCCGAAGAAGCGCAAGAAATAGGTTTAAACGATGTAGTGCTAGAAGAAAACCAAGCAGTAGCATCCGTAAGTGAAGATTTATTCAAGCAATATAAAAACGTACCAAAAGTTCTTCAAAAGAAAGTGGATAAACAAGAAACAGGTATTTCTGAAGAAGAAATGGCACGAAGAAATAAAATAGCTGAACAATCAAAGCAAAATTCAGCATTAATTCAAGATATATTAGGAGGAATTTAA
- a CDS encoding DUF2188 domain-containing protein has translation MAKTIHVIPHPNGGWQVKKGGSDKASSIHSTQQEAINAARATSQREGLELVIHRPDGRIRDKDSHGNDTYPPKG, from the coding sequence ATGGCAAAGACAATTCATGTTATTCCTCATCCAAACGGTGGATGGCAAGTGAAAAAAGGTGGATCTGATAAAGCATCATCAATTCATTCTACCCAGCAAGAAGCTATAAATGCTGCAAGAGCTACTTCTCAAAGAGAAGGTCTTGAACTTGTAATTCATCGTCCAGATGGAAGAATCCGTGACAAAGACTCCCACGGTAATGATACCTATCCACCTAAAGGATAA
- a CDS encoding restriction endonuclease: MSSLNMEEYTKLQDLLARCEDNELDHIFWPILDNEDGSLQKFKKLRSKVEESKTWKKGLNWKKGRVLEDLAVFLFERFDVIEDVKKNKRTADNETDIETTFSSKALPPFIKINIGSKIVCECKNYKSKSIDVGMVTKLSEIIPDRNAKFGVFISILGMGGYGWRYGEGKRKKIMYSEKRPIISFTLDELKTLEEGSNFYTMIQQKYKLLVDDVDDESADLPGEENIEYTKRLHETINHLHKCDLINTDQYSEIIGKALERYGPIDED, translated from the coding sequence ATGTCTAGTTTGAATATGGAGGAGTATACAAAGCTACAAGATTTATTGGCGAGATGTGAAGATAATGAACTTGACCATATTTTTTGGCCAATTTTAGATAATGAGGATGGTTCTCTTCAGAAGTTTAAAAAATTAAGATCCAAGGTGGAAGAGAGTAAAACTTGGAAGAAAGGCCTTAACTGGAAAAAAGGTAGAGTCCTAGAAGACCTAGCAGTCTTTTTATTTGAAAGATTTGATGTTATAGAAGATGTTAAGAAAAACAAGAGAACAGCTGACAATGAAACAGATATTGAAACGACTTTTAGCAGTAAGGCTTTGCCGCCATTTATTAAGATTAATATAGGGTCGAAAATTGTGTGTGAATGCAAAAACTATAAATCAAAATCAATCGACGTCGGTATGGTAACTAAACTTTCTGAAATTATTCCTGATAGAAATGCTAAATTTGGTGTTTTTATCTCAATACTAGGCATGGGTGGTTATGGTTGGAGATATGGTGAAGGCAAGAGAAAAAAGATAATGTATAGCGAAAAAAGACCAATTATTTCTTTTACTTTGGATGAACTTAAGACTTTAGAAGAAGGATCTAACTTCTATACAATGATACAGCAAAAATATAAACTTTTAGTTGATGATGTGGATGATGAATCTGCTGACTTACCGGGCGAAGAGAACATTGAATATACTAAAAGATTGCATGAGACCATAAACCACCTACATAAATGTGATTTAATCAATACTGATCAATATTCAGAAATAATTGGTAAAGCATTAGAAAGATATGGCCCTATAGATGAAGACTAG
- a CDS encoding site-specific integrase produces the protein MNFVQPIRDPEMIRTIKQYLKRKNERNYIMFLVGINSGLRISDILTLRVADAKRAYFSIREQKTGKQKRLDIPYSLKKELKKFTEGKEDYQFLFESRKGINKPIGRSMAYKILRDAAEYVSLEEIGTHTLRKTFGYHFYKQTKDVAMLQEIFNHSSPDITLRYIGINQDGIDQAMKKFKI, from the coding sequence ATGAACTTTGTACAACCAATTAGAGACCCTGAAATGATTAGAACCATAAAACAATATTTGAAAAGAAAAAATGAACGTAACTATATTATGTTTCTAGTTGGAATAAATAGTGGCTTGCGAATTTCAGATATTTTAACATTAAGGGTTGCAGATGCAAAACGAGCATATTTTAGTATTCGGGAACAAAAAACCGGAAAACAGAAGAGGTTAGATATTCCTTATTCATTAAAGAAGGAATTAAAGAAATTTACGGAAGGAAAAGAAGATTATCAATTCTTATTTGAAAGTAGGAAAGGAATTAATAAGCCAATTGGAAGAAGTATGGCTTATAAGATATTACGAGATGCTGCAGAATATGTCAGTCTAGAAGAAATCGGCACACATACTTTAAGAAAAACTTTCGGTTACCATTTTTACAAACAAACAAAGGACGTAGCGATGTTACAAGAAATATTTAATCACTCTAGTCCGGATATTACGTTACGATATATTGGTATAAATCAGGATGGAATAGACCAAGCAATGAAAAAGTTTAAAATTTAA
- a CDS encoding GNAT family N-acetyltransferase, with protein MNQHKVIINQYNPKYAAQTVDMWRDSKEQAIYQKEIHSFENHVYFLNHILSEQFQIDLALIDEKVVGMIAYNEREISQLYIHIDYQGIGIGQTLLDKVKAQSSGKLTLYTFEVNENAQRFYEKHGFEIIGRGHENEEDLPDIQYEWNSK; from the coding sequence GTGAACCAACACAAAGTCATAATTAATCAGTATAATCCCAAGTATGCTGCACAAACAGTGGATATGTGGCGAGATAGTAAAGAACAGGCTATTTATCAGAAAGAAATACACAGCTTTGAAAATCACGTTTATTTTTTAAATCATATATTATCTGAACAATTTCAAATAGATCTAGCGTTAATTGATGAAAAAGTAGTTGGAATGATTGCCTATAATGAAAGGGAAATAAGCCAACTATATATTCATATAGATTATCAAGGAATCGGTATAGGTCAAACATTGCTAGATAAAGTTAAAGCACAATCAAGTGGAAAATTAACATTATACACATTTGAAGTAAATGAAAATGCACAAAGATTTTACGAAAAGCATGGATTTGAAATCATTGGTAGAGGTCATGAAAATGAAGAAGATTTACCTGATATTCAATATGAATGGAATTCCAAATAA